From Candidatus Methylomirabilis limnetica, the proteins below share one genomic window:
- the fabG gene encoding 3-oxoacyl-[acyl-carrier-protein] reductase, with product MGAAIGLEGKVAVITGGSRGIGRAIAMRLSAEGAKVAICGRNLAAAEEVVAEIEATGATGMAVAADVSRESDAEALIQASIKRFGRLDILVNNAGITRDGLLVRMKEEDWDAVLDVNLKGAFFTTRSALRPMLRARGGRIVNISSIAGTMGIPGQANYSAAKAGLIGFTKAVAKEVASRSITVNAVAPGFIETEMTAVLSEDRKKIYLSQIPLGRFGDPMEVAALVSFLVSEAAGYITGQVITIDGGLRT from the coding sequence ATGGGAGCAGCGATCGGACTTGAAGGGAAGGTAGCGGTCATTACTGGTGGCTCGCGTGGGATTGGGCGGGCAATCGCCATGAGGCTCTCGGCTGAGGGTGCAAAGGTAGCTATCTGCGGGAGAAACCTGGCGGCGGCTGAGGAGGTAGTTGCCGAGATCGAGGCGACAGGGGCGACAGGGATGGCAGTTGCCGCAGACGTATCGCGTGAGTCGGATGCTGAGGCGCTGATCCAGGCCAGCATCAAGCGTTTTGGGCGTCTTGATATTCTGGTCAACAATGCCGGCATCACCAGGGATGGGCTTTTGGTCCGGATGAAGGAGGAGGACTGGGATGCGGTCCTGGACGTCAACCTGAAGGGGGCATTCTTCACGACTCGATCGGCACTTCGACCGATGCTCAGGGCTCGTGGCGGTCGAATCGTGAATATCAGTTCGATTGCAGGGACGATGGGAATTCCTGGACAGGCCAACTACTCTGCAGCGAAGGCGGGTCTGATCGGTTTCACCAAGGCTGTTGCTAAAGAGGTTGCCTCCAGGTCGATTACGGTGAATGCGGTGGCTCCTGGATTTATCGAAACAGAGATGACTGCGGTATTATCTGAGGATCGCAAGAAGATCTACCTCAGCCAGATCCCCCTAGGTCGATTCGGGGATCCGATGGAGGTGGCTGCTCTGGTCTCGTTTCTGGTGTCTGAAGCGGCAGGCTATATCACCGGTCAGGTGATTACAATCGATGGCGGGTTGCGAACGTAA
- the acpP gene encoding acyl carrier protein translates to MEIEERVKKIIVDQLGVNATEVTSEASFVEDLGADSLDTVELVMALEEEFGVQIPDEEAEKLMTVKAAIAYITSHPA, encoded by the coding sequence ATGGAGATCGAGGAGAGGGTCAAGAAGATCATTGTAGACCAATTGGGTGTCAATGCGACAGAGGTGACATCGGAGGCTTCTTTCGTCGAAGATCTGGGCGCCGATTCGCTTGATACGGTGGAGTTGGTGATGGCCTTGGAAGAGGAGTTCGGCGTTCAGATTCCTGACGAGGAAGCAGAGAAGCTCATGACCGTAAAAGCGGCTATCGCGTATATCACGTCGCATCCCGCGTAA